The DNA window CGCTGCTCTTCTTTGGGGTGCTGCCCCGGCTGGGGCACGGCGAAGAGACCTCGTTCCGGACGGGCCTCAGTCTCGCACAGATCAGTGAGTTTTCGCTCATCTTCGGCGCGCTGGCGCTCTCCTCGGGCCTGATCGACGAGGCGCTCCTGTCGGTCATCACGCTGGTCGGCCTCGTCACCTTCGCGCTCTCCTCGTTTCTGTTGCTCTACAGCGACCGCCTCTACGCCGCCGTGAAGCCGTATCGGCCGCTGGCATGGCTCGGGGCGCGGCAAGAGGCCCCTGCCCCTCCGCCGGACGGGCTGCAGGGACACGTCATCGTCGTGGGCCTGAACACACTCGGCCGCTGCCTCGTCGACCGGCTGACCGCGGCCGGCGAAACGGTCGTCGCGGTCGACACCGACCCGGAGAAGCTCGCGCGCCGCTCCGTATCCACCGTCCACGGCAACGCCGTCCACGAGACGACACGGGAGGCAGCCGACTGGGAGGACGCCAAGCTAGTTGTTTCGAGCCTCAGCATCGAAGGCACCAACAACCTGTTGGCCTACCACGCCCAGCGGGCCGGCGTGCCGTGCAGCATCCACGCGTTTGATCGCACCAGCGAGAACAGCCTCCGCACCTTCGGGGTGGACCACCTGATTCGGTCGAAGCACGAAGGGGCCCGGCGCCTGCTCGATGAGCTCAAATCGAGAGCGGTGTTGTCATGACGGAGCTTACCATTCTTCTCGGCCTGGCGGCCGCCGGGTACGGGGTGTCGCACTGGACGCAGCTTCCTGCGATCCCGTTCCTGCTCATGGGGGGCCTCGCCCTGAACGCCACAGGGGCCGTGGGCGACGCCGGATTCGTGGAGGACGTTTTGTTTTTGAGCGTGTCCATCCTGCTTTTCGTCGCGGGGACGGACCTCAGCCTCACCCGCGTTGGGCCGTTCAAGAAAACGGCGTTCGTGATCGGCGTCGCGCAGTTCGCAGGCCTCGCCGCGGCGGCACTGGGGATTGCGTACGGGCTCGACTATGCCCTCACCGACGCGCTCTACCTGGGACTAGCCCTGGCGGCCAGCTCTACGATCGTGGGCGTGCGCCTTCTCCAGCGCCGTCAGCAGATGTTTGAGCCCTACGGGCGCACGGTGCTCGGCGCACTGCTCCTGCAGGACGTGATCGTCGTGCTCCTTTTGCCGCTGCTCGTCCGGCTCCCAGACGGATCGGCGGCCGTGCTGGGCAGCCTGGGCGGGACGATCGTTCTCCTCGTGGGGGTCGGGGTCGTGATGAAGGGCGTGGTGCCACTCCTGCTCAAGCGCGAGCTGGACGCCGAGACGCAGCTGCTCGCGGTCCTCGGCGTGCTGTTCGGGTTCATGGGGGCGGCGGCGTGGCTTGACGTGCCCCTCTTCGCCGCCGCCTTCCTCGCGGGCGTCTCGCTTTCAGGGTTCCCCTTCAGTGGCATCGTGCACAGCGAGATGCAGCCGCTCTACGACTTCTTCTCGGCACTCTTCTTTGCGTCGCTCGGGGTGGCGGCCCCCCAGCCGGCCCCTGTCCTCTTCGGCCACGCGGCCCTTTTCGCGGGAGCGGTGCTGGTGCTGACGCCCCTGATTGTCGCCGTCGTGGGGGCGTGGGCCGGGCTTGTGGCCCAGTCCGCCCTGGAGAGTGGCCTCCTGCTCGCCCAGACGAGTGAGCTCTCGCTGGTCGTGGGCCTGCAGGCCCTCGTGGCCGGCCAAATTGGGGGGGAGGTTTTTTCGGTGATCGTCCTGACTACGGTCTTCACGATGATGCTCACCCCGCTGCTCACGAGCGAGACGGTGGTGTGGGAGCTCGTGCGGTGGCACCCTTCGCGTCAGTCAGACGTTCTGTCCGAGGTACCAAGCAACCATGTGCTCGTCGTGGGCGGCGGACGAAGCGCCCGCCCCCTGCTTCGGCTGCTTCGGGAGTCCAAATACGAGGCCGTCGTGGTGGACGAGGACCCCACCGTGGTGGATCGCCTCCGCGACCAGGGCGTGCGCTGTGTGCGCGGCGACGGCAGCGATCGGGCGGTTCTGCTGAAGGCCGGGGGGGCGCAGGCCCGCATCGTAGTGTCCCTTCTCCGTAACCCAAAGGCCGTCGAGTCGTTGCTGGACTACGTCGGCGACACCGTTCCCATTCTGGTGCGCGTCTTCGAGGATCACGAGGCCGAGTGGGTTGAGGCCCGGGGCGGGACCCCCATCCGCTTCGCCCACGCGGCGAGCGATGCGTTCATGGAGTGGTTCCGGCGGGCGCAATCGGCGCGGAGCAAGCAGCCCCCCTCGGGGACGTAGAACCTCCGTGTTCGTAAACACGTTGCGCGAGGCCCAAATACGCTCGGG is part of the Salinibacter ruber DSM 13855 genome and encodes:
- a CDS encoding cation:proton antiporter; the protein is MTELTILLGLAAAGYGVSHWTQLPAIPFLLMGGLALNATGAVGDAGFVEDVLFLSVSILLFVAGTDLSLTRVGPFKKTAFVIGVAQFAGLAAAALGIAYGLDYALTDALYLGLALAASSTIVGVRLLQRRQQMFEPYGRTVLGALLLQDVIVVLLLPLLVRLPDGSAAVLGSLGGTIVLLVGVGVVMKGVVPLLLKRELDAETQLLAVLGVLFGFMGAAAWLDVPLFAAAFLAGVSLSGFPFSGIVHSEMQPLYDFFSALFFASLGVAAPQPAPVLFGHAALFAGAVLVLTPLIVAVVGAWAGLVAQSALESGLLLAQTSELSLVVGLQALVAGQIGGEVFSVIVLTTVFTMMLTPLLTSETVVWELVRWHPSRQSDVLSEVPSNHVLVVGGGRSARPLLRLLRESKYEAVVVDEDPTVVDRLRDQGVRCVRGDGSDRAVLLKAGGAQARIVVSLLRNPKAVESLLDYVGDTVPILVRVFEDHEAEWVEARGGTPIRFAHAASDAFMEWFRRAQSARSKQPPSGT